The following are from one region of the Edaphobacter acidisoli genome:
- a CDS encoding CDGSH iron-sulfur domain-containing protein, which translates to MSMSDAEKVSQIQVTKNGPYIVKGSLPVMMETIAQNDEGGSWTWKRGRDFEAGAQYALCRCGHSHKKPFCDGTHAKVGFDGTETASHASYKEQAKTYDGPGMVLEDAERLCAFARFCDNGGSIWRQIEETDDGEVRKAVVHEETHCPSGRLVLLEKPSGKAVEPELAQSIGLVEDPAENCSGPLWVRGGVQVVSADGEKYEVRNRVTLCRCGQSSNKPFCDGSHASVKFHDGLQG; encoded by the coding sequence ATGTCGATGAGTGATGCGGAGAAGGTGAGCCAGATTCAGGTGACGAAGAATGGGCCTTATATCGTGAAGGGCTCGCTGCCGGTGATGATGGAGACGATCGCGCAGAATGACGAGGGCGGGTCGTGGACCTGGAAGCGCGGGCGGGATTTTGAAGCGGGCGCGCAGTATGCGCTTTGCCGCTGTGGGCACTCGCACAAGAAGCCGTTTTGCGATGGCACGCATGCGAAGGTGGGGTTTGATGGAACGGAGACGGCGAGCCACGCTTCGTATAAGGAACAGGCGAAGACCTATGATGGGCCGGGGATGGTGCTGGAAGATGCGGAGCGGCTCTGCGCGTTTGCGCGGTTTTGCGATAACGGCGGGTCGATCTGGCGGCAGATTGAAGAGACCGATGATGGTGAGGTGCGGAAGGCGGTGGTGCATGAGGAGACGCACTGTCCTTCGGGGCGGCTGGTGCTGCTGGAGAAGCCTTCAGGCAAGGCTGTGGAGCCGGAGCTGGCGCAGTCGATTGGGCTGGTGGAGGACCCGGCGGAGAATTGCAGTGGGCCGCTGTGGGTGCGGGGTGGTGTTCAGGTGGTGTCGGCTGATGGGGAGAAGTATGAGGTGCGCAATCGGGTGACGCTTTGCCGGTGTGGGCAGTCTTCGAACAAGCCGTTCTGCGATGGAAGCCACGCTAGCGTGAAGTTTCACGATGGGCTACAGGGATGA